One window from the genome of Manis pentadactyla isolate mManPen7 chromosome 15, mManPen7.hap1, whole genome shotgun sequence encodes:
- the MVD gene encoding diphosphomevalonate decarboxylase isoform X1: MASEQPLVAVTCTAPVNIAVIKYWGKRDEELILPINSSLSVTLHQDQLKTTTTAALSRDFTEDRIWLNGREEDVGQPRLQACLQEIRRLAREQRSPGSEDQPPLRLSGKVHVASVNNFPTAAGLASSAAGYACLVYALARVYGVESDLSEVARRGSGSACRSLHGGFVEWQMGQRADGKDSVARQVAPESHWPELRVLVLVVSAERKPTGSTAGMRTSMETSALLKFRAEAVVPVHMAEMTRCVKERDFQGFGQLTMKDSNQLHATCLDTFPPICYLNDTSRRIMQLVHRFNAHHGHTKVAYTFDAGPNAVIFTLDDTVAEFVAAVRHCFPPESNGDEFLKGLPLRPAPLSDELKALLGMDPTPGSIKYIIATQVGPGPQIVDDPQAHLLGPDGLPKPAA, from the exons ATGGCGTCCGAGCAGCCGCTCGTGGCGGTCACCTGCACCGCGCCGGTCAACATCGCGGTCATCAAGTACT GGGGGAAGCGAGATGAGGAGCTGATCCTGCCCATCAACTCGTCTCTGAGCGTCACCTTGCACCAGGACCAG TTGAAAACCACCACAACGGCTGCCCTCAGCAGGGACTTCACCGAGGACCGCATTTGGCTGAATGGCCGGGAAGAGGACGTTGGACAGCCGCGCCTCCAGGCCTGCCTGCAGGAAA TCCGCCGCCTGGCCCGCGAGCAGAGGAGCCCCGGCAGCGAGGACCAGCCGCCCCTCCGCCTCAGCGGCAAGGTCCACGTCGCGTCAGTGAACAACTTCCCCACGGCTGCGGGCCTGGCCTCCTCTGCAGCTGGCTATGCCTGCCTCG TTTATGCCCTGGCCCGAGTGTACGGGGTGGAGAGCGACCTCTCGGAAGTGGCTCGCCGGGGCTCGGGCAGCGCCTGCCGGAGCCTGCACGGAGGCTTCGTGGAATGGCAGATGGGGCAGCGGGCCGACGGGAAGGACAGTGTCGCACGGCAGGTGGCCCCCGAGTCACACTGGCCTGAGCTCCGAGTCCTCGTCCTTGTG GTGAGTGCTGAGAGGAAGCCGACTGGCAGCACTGCTGGCATGAGGACCAGCATGGAGACCAGCGCCCTGCTCAAG TTCCGGGCCGAGGCTGTGGTGCCGGTGCACATGGCGGAGATGACCCGCTGTGTCAAGGAGCGGGACTTCCAGGGCTTTGGCCAGCTGACCATGAAGGACAGCAACCAGCTTCACGCCACCTGCCTGGACACCTTCCCGCCCATCTGTTACCTCAACGACACCTCCAGGCGCATCATGCAGCTGGTGCACCGCTTCAACGCCCATCACGGGCACACCAAG GTGGCGTACACGTTTGATGCCGGCCCCAACGCCGTGATCTTCACCCTGGACGATACCGTGGCTGAGTTCGTGGCCGCCGTGAGGCACTGCTTCCCCCCCGAGTCCAACGGAGACGA GTTTCTGAAGGGGCTGCCCCTGAGGCCCGCTCCGCTGTCAGACGAGCTTAAAGCCTTACTGGGCATGGACCCCACCCCGGGCAGCATCAAATACATCATTGCCACTCAG GTGGGGCCCGGGCCTCAAATTGTGGATGACCCTCAGGCTCACCTCCTGGGCCCCGACGGCTTGCCGAAGCCAGCTGCTTGA
- the MVD gene encoding diphosphomevalonate decarboxylase isoform X2 — protein MASEQPLVAVTCTAPVNIAVIKYWGKRDEELILPINSSLSVTLHQDQLKTTTTAALSRDFTEDRIWLNGREEDVGQPRLQACLQEIRRLAREQRSPGSEDQPPLRLSGKVHVASVNNFPTAAGLASSAAGYACLVYALARVYGVESDLSEVARRGSGSACRSLHGGFVEWQMGQRADGKDSVARQVAPESHWPELRVLVLVVSAERKPTGSTAGMRTSMETSALLKFRAEAVVPVHMAEMTRCVKERDFQGFGQLTMKDSNQLHATCLDTFPPICYLNDTSRRIMQLVHRFNAHHGHTKVAYTFDAGPNAVIFTLDDTVAEFVAAVRHCFPPESNGDEFLKGLPLRPAPLSDELKALLGMDPTPGSIKYIIATQ, from the exons ATGGCGTCCGAGCAGCCGCTCGTGGCGGTCACCTGCACCGCGCCGGTCAACATCGCGGTCATCAAGTACT GGGGGAAGCGAGATGAGGAGCTGATCCTGCCCATCAACTCGTCTCTGAGCGTCACCTTGCACCAGGACCAG TTGAAAACCACCACAACGGCTGCCCTCAGCAGGGACTTCACCGAGGACCGCATTTGGCTGAATGGCCGGGAAGAGGACGTTGGACAGCCGCGCCTCCAGGCCTGCCTGCAGGAAA TCCGCCGCCTGGCCCGCGAGCAGAGGAGCCCCGGCAGCGAGGACCAGCCGCCCCTCCGCCTCAGCGGCAAGGTCCACGTCGCGTCAGTGAACAACTTCCCCACGGCTGCGGGCCTGGCCTCCTCTGCAGCTGGCTATGCCTGCCTCG TTTATGCCCTGGCCCGAGTGTACGGGGTGGAGAGCGACCTCTCGGAAGTGGCTCGCCGGGGCTCGGGCAGCGCCTGCCGGAGCCTGCACGGAGGCTTCGTGGAATGGCAGATGGGGCAGCGGGCCGACGGGAAGGACAGTGTCGCACGGCAGGTGGCCCCCGAGTCACACTGGCCTGAGCTCCGAGTCCTCGTCCTTGTG GTGAGTGCTGAGAGGAAGCCGACTGGCAGCACTGCTGGCATGAGGACCAGCATGGAGACCAGCGCCCTGCTCAAG TTCCGGGCCGAGGCTGTGGTGCCGGTGCACATGGCGGAGATGACCCGCTGTGTCAAGGAGCGGGACTTCCAGGGCTTTGGCCAGCTGACCATGAAGGACAGCAACCAGCTTCACGCCACCTGCCTGGACACCTTCCCGCCCATCTGTTACCTCAACGACACCTCCAGGCGCATCATGCAGCTGGTGCACCGCTTCAACGCCCATCACGGGCACACCAAG GTGGCGTACACGTTTGATGCCGGCCCCAACGCCGTGATCTTCACCCTGGACGATACCGTGGCTGAGTTCGTGGCCGCCGTGAGGCACTGCTTCCCCCCCGAGTCCAACGGAGACGA GTTTCTGAAGGGGCTGCCCCTGAGGCCCGCTCCGCTGTCAGACGAGCTTAAAGCCTTACTGGGCATGGACCCCACCCCGGGCAGCATCAAATACATCATTGCCACTCAG TGA